A genomic stretch from Pseudomonas mendocina includes:
- a CDS encoding peptidylprolyl isomerase, with translation MIKLHTNHGVITINLFEDKAPETTANFKQYVQEGHYDNTVFHRVISNFMIQGGGFEPGMKQKQTRAPIKNEANNGLSNKIGTVAMARTMEPHSASAQFFINVADNTFLNHSSPTVQGWGYAVFGEVVEGMDVVNAIKGVATTSKSGHQDVPVEDVIIERAEIVE, from the coding sequence ATGATCAAGCTGCACACCAATCACGGCGTTATCACTATTAATCTCTTCGAAGACAAGGCTCCGGAAACTACTGCCAACTTCAAGCAGTATGTTCAGGAAGGTCATTACGACAACACCGTTTTCCACCGTGTTATCAGCAACTTCATGATTCAGGGTGGCGGTTTTGAGCCGGGCATGAAGCAAAAGCAGACTCGTGCTCCTATCAAGAACGAAGCAAATAATGGCCTTTCCAACAAAATCGGCACCGTGGCCATGGCGCGCACCATGGAACCACACTCTGCTTCTGCGCAATTCTTCATCAACGTAGCTGACAACACTTTCCTCAACCACAGCTCCCCGACTGTTCAAGGCTGGGGCTACGCCGTATTTGGTGAAGTTGTTGAAGGTATGGACGTTGTTAACGCCATCAAAGGCGTGGCTACCACCAGCAAGTCTGGTCACCAGGACGTACCGGTTGAAGATGTCATCATCGAACGTGCTGAGATCGTTGAGTGA
- a CDS encoding spore coat protein U domain-containing protein yields the protein MGIKSYIVIGWIFFSSASLVFAQTATIDISATILPSCETSSSISGSGNSNFGTINFGEYVSLDNVLTMMSHQGAGSIRVKCMNGQTYTIRLDGGLYGSVTTRRMANVTDSSMTINYMNRPGFRGGRFV from the coding sequence ATGGGCATTAAAAGTTACATAGTTATAGGCTGGATTTTTTTTAGTTCAGCCTCACTGGTTTTTGCGCAAACAGCGACTATCGACATCAGTGCAACAATACTGCCTTCGTGTGAAACAAGCAGCAGTATTAGTGGAAGTGGCAATTCAAACTTTGGCACCATCAATTTCGGCGAATATGTATCACTGGATAATGTTTTAACCATGATGAGTCATCAAGGCGCTGGCTCTATTAGGGTTAAATGCATGAATGGGCAAACCTACACAATTAGACTGGACGGAGGCCTCTACGGGAGTGTTACAACAAGACGTATGGCAAATGTTACGGACTCATCAATGACAATTAACTATATGAATCGCCCCGGGTTTCGTGGAGGCCGTTTCGTTTAA
- the miaE gene encoding tRNA isopentenyl-2-thiomethyl-A-37 hydroxylase MiaE: MNFPEIQEFLGCPTPESWVKAALNDQATMLIDHKNCEFKAASTALSLMAKYSTYVDLLNAMSRLAREELVHHEQVLRIMKRRKIPLRPVSAARYASGLRKVVRTHEPFKLVDTLVVGAFIEARSCERFEALVPHLDEELGKFYFGLLKSESRHFQGYLKLAYQYGEAADVDQAIVRVREAEQVLIESPDTEFRFHSGVPAF, translated from the coding sequence ATGAACTTCCCAGAGATACAAGAATTCCTAGGTTGCCCGACACCTGAATCGTGGGTCAAGGCTGCATTAAACGATCAGGCAACGATGTTGATTGATCATAAAAATTGCGAGTTCAAAGCTGCTAGCACCGCCTTGAGCTTGATGGCCAAGTACAGCACCTATGTTGATTTGCTTAATGCGATGTCACGCCTTGCCCGGGAAGAGCTTGTGCATCACGAGCAGGTATTGCGCATCATGAAACGCCGCAAAATTCCGTTGCGCCCAGTATCGGCAGCGCGGTATGCATCAGGCTTGCGCAAGGTCGTGCGCACCCACGAGCCCTTTAAGCTGGTGGACACCTTAGTGGTGGGAGCCTTCATAGAAGCCCGCAGCTGTGAGCGCTTCGAAGCGTTGGTGCCACACCTAGATGAAGAGTTGGGCAAGTTTTATTTCGGCCTGCTTAAAAGCGAATCCAGGCATTTTCAAGGCTATCTGAAGCTTGCTTACCAGTACGGTGAGGCGGCAGATGTTGATCAAGCGATCGTACGGGTACGTGAAGCAGAGCAGGTGTTAATTGAATCGCCGGATACGGAATTTCGCTTCCATAGCGGTGTGCCTGCATTCTGA
- a CDS encoding DUF1289 domain-containing protein, whose product MSNQRIKTPCVGLCSTVYGDLVCRGCKRFHHEVTGWNGYSEEQKQAVWHRLEALLVQVIAAKVEVFDPQRLRFQLEQRQIRFVPQQSPYCWAYQLIARGARVINQLDAYGLVLLPEFREWSLPEVRDAIDREFFLLSEAHYERYIAPRFLRGLDGEGGE is encoded by the coding sequence ATGTCAAATCAACGTATCAAAACCCCTTGTGTCGGCCTCTGCTCTACTGTTTATGGGGATCTTGTGTGCCGGGGGTGCAAGCGTTTTCACCACGAAGTGACGGGTTGGAACGGTTACAGCGAAGAGCAAAAGCAAGCTGTCTGGCATCGGTTAGAGGCACTTTTGGTGCAAGTGATTGCAGCAAAGGTTGAGGTGTTTGACCCGCAGCGTTTGCGTTTTCAACTTGAACAGCGGCAGATCCGTTTTGTGCCGCAGCAATCACCATATTGCTGGGCGTACCAGTTGATAGCCCGAGGGGCACGGGTCATCAATCAGCTTGATGCCTATGGTTTGGTGCTGCTACCAGAGTTCAGAGAATGGTCTCTGCCCGAAGTGCGCGACGCCATAGACAGAGAGTTCTTTCTGCTTTCCGAAGCCCACTATGAACGCTACATCGCGCCGCGTTTTTTGCGGGGGCTAGATGGGGAGGGCGGCGAGTAA
- the cysS gene encoding cysteine--tRNA ligase, whose translation MLSIYNTLTKSKDEFKPLVGNQVRMYVCGMTVYDFCHIGHARVMVAFDVVTRWLRHRGYDVTYVRNITDIDDKIIRRANENGEPFEALVARMIAAMHEDEARLNVLRPDQEPRATDHIAGMHEMIQTLIDKGYAYAPGNGDVYYRVGKFVGYGKLSRRKIDELKIGARIEVDEIKEDPLDFVLWKGAKPGEPSWESPWGAGRPGWHIECSVMSTCCLGETFDIHGGGPDLVFPHHENEIAQSEAATGKLYANAWMHAGAVRVDGEKMSKSLGNFFTIREVLEKYHPEVVRYLLVSSHYRSPINYSEDSLREAKSALERFYNALKGLPVAVPSGGDAYAERFAAAMDDDFNSPEACAVLFELAREINRLRDSDTQAAAGLAARLKELAGLLGVLQLEPEAFLQAGAEGKVDAAEVEALIAARLQARTDKNWAESDRIRDQLTAMGVVLEDGKGGTTWRLVD comes from the coding sequence ATGCTCTCCATCTACAACACGCTGACCAAAAGCAAAGACGAGTTCAAACCGTTAGTGGGTAATCAAGTACGCATGTATGTGTGCGGTATGACGGTTTACGACTTCTGTCACATTGGTCATGCGCGGGTAATGGTTGCCTTTGACGTTGTCACCCGCTGGTTGCGCCATCGCGGCTACGACGTGACTTACGTCCGTAATATCACCGACATCGACGACAAGATCATTCGGCGCGCCAATGAAAATGGCGAGCCGTTTGAAGCCCTGGTAGCCCGTATGATCGCTGCCATGCATGAGGACGAAGCACGCCTTAATGTGCTGCGCCCGGATCAGGAACCCCGCGCAACGGATCACATCGCAGGCATGCACGAGATGATCCAAACCCTGATCGACAAGGGTTATGCCTATGCTCCGGGTAATGGCGATGTGTACTACCGGGTTGGCAAATTTGTCGGTTACGGAAAATTGTCCCGCCGCAAAATTGATGAGCTGAAAATCGGCGCTCGTATTGAGGTCGACGAGATCAAAGAAGATCCACTCGACTTCGTACTCTGGAAGGGTGCTAAGCCAGGCGAGCCTAGCTGGGAGTCGCCATGGGGGGCGGGACGCCCGGGCTGGCATATCGAATGCTCGGTGATGTCTACCTGCTGCCTGGGTGAAACCTTCGACATTCACGGCGGCGGCCCTGACTTGGTGTTCCCGCACCACGAAAACGAAATCGCCCAGAGTGAAGCCGCCACTGGCAAGCTTTACGCCAATGCCTGGATGCATGCAGGTGCTGTGCGAGTAGATGGTGAAAAAATGTCCAAATCTTTGGGCAACTTCTTCACCATTCGCGAAGTGCTGGAAAAGTATCACCCGGAAGTCGTGCGATACCTGCTGGTATCCAGCCATTACCGCAGCCCTATCAATTACTCCGAAGACAGCCTGCGCGAAGCCAAAAGCGCACTTGAGCGTTTTTATAACGCCCTTAAGGGGCTGCCAGTGGCTGTGCCTTCCGGGGGCGATGCCTACGCAGAGCGTTTTGCAGCAGCGATGGATGACGATTTCAACTCACCTGAAGCCTGTGCGGTTCTGTTTGAATTGGCTCGTGAAATCAACCGGTTGCGCGATTCTGACACCCAAGCGGCTGCTGGTCTTGCTGCACGCTTGAAGGAGTTGGCAGGGTTGCTGGGTGTTTTGCAGCTGGAGCCTGAGGCCTTCTTGCAGGCCGGAGCAGAAGGGAAGGTCGATGCAGCTGAAGTTGAGGCACTTATAGCAGCTCGCTTACAGGCTAGAACTGATAAGAACTGGGCAGAGTCTGACCGAATCCGTGATCAACTGACCGCAATGGGCGTTGTATTGGAAGATGGGAAAGGCGGTACGACCTGGCGTTTAGTCGACTAA
- a CDS encoding GNAT family N-acetyltransferase, with amino-acid sequence MKGFHSLQLSIVKMNKPFISLCPEITRAHALTLVEWLQDERVTRYLSDSRDVSRAIEQAINRTQLPILTHIFNRDGRFFIACDRHDEPVGFVRLIKSGSDCEIVLAIGESAKWGRHLGSRTISESMKLAFLEMRAERVVAKIHADNVSSLKAFSRSGFVLERESPTLKLLTMTAQRYFQLLRKGALTSAAGIVITEVDRARLENLLIFEQGSVVVDLEHELERAIIVKPQQVARNVVTMNSRTVLQLDEEEIEVALVYPEAADSSAGKYSVLSDIGAAILGYQEGDTIDWRITDRTQRIEIREVLYQPEAAGDFHL; translated from the coding sequence ATGAAGGGCTTTCATTCTTTGCAACTGAGTATCGTGAAGATGAATAAGCCTTTCATTTCGCTGTGCCCGGAAATTACTCGGGCGCATGCGCTGACGTTGGTGGAATGGTTACAGGACGAACGAGTCACCCGCTATCTAAGCGATTCACGCGATGTTTCTCGCGCCATTGAGCAAGCCATCAATCGAACACAACTACCGATTCTTACACACATCTTTAACCGAGATGGCCGGTTCTTCATAGCCTGTGACCGGCATGATGAGCCCGTAGGCTTCGTCCGACTGATCAAAAGCGGTTCAGATTGCGAGATCGTCCTCGCTATCGGAGAAAGCGCTAAATGGGGACGCCACCTAGGATCCCGCACGATCAGTGAAAGCATGAAGTTAGCCTTTCTGGAGATGCGTGCCGAGAGGGTGGTTGCCAAAATACATGCCGATAACGTTAGCTCCCTGAAAGCATTCTCGCGTAGCGGATTTGTACTCGAGCGAGAATCTCCGACATTGAAGTTACTCACAATGACAGCGCAACGTTATTTCCAGCTTTTGCGCAAAGGTGCTTTGACCAGCGCAGCGGGAATTGTCATTACCGAAGTCGACAGGGCCAGGCTTGAAAACTTGCTTATATTTGAACAAGGATCGGTTGTTGTAGACCTTGAGCACGAGCTTGAACGCGCCATTATCGTCAAACCACAGCAAGTGGCCCGAAATGTTGTAACGATGAACTCCCGCACGGTGTTGCAACTGGATGAAGAAGAGATCGAAGTGGCTTTGGTCTATCCCGAAGCAGCAGACAGCAGCGCCGGCAAGTACTCCGTATTGTCAGATATCGGCGCCGCCATCTTGGGCTACCAGGAGGGAGACACCATAGACTGGAGAATTACAGATCGCACTCAGCGCATTGAAATCCGTGAGGTTCTTTACCAGCCTGAAGCGGCTGGGGATTTTCATTTGTAG
- a CDS encoding glutamine--tRNA ligase/YqeY domain fusion protein, with product MSKPETVAAANFLRPIVQADLDAGKHAKIITRFPPEPNGYLHIGHAKSICLNFGLAKEFGGQCNLRFDDTNPAKEDQEYIDAIKEDVKWLGFEWAGEEHYASDYFEQLHEWAIELIKAGKAYVCDLSPEEAREYRGSLTEPGKNSPFRDRSVEENLDLFARMKAGEFADGARALRAKIDMASPNMNLRDPILYRIRHAHHHQTGDKWCIYPSYDFTHGQSDAIEGITHSICTLEFEDHRPLYEWFLEHLPVPAQPRQYEFARLNLNYTITSKRKLKQLVDEQHVNGWDDPRMSTLSGFRRRGYTPASIRNFCDMIGVNRAGGVVDIGMLEFAIREDLDANASRAMCVLKPLKVVITNYPEGQVEQLELPRHPKQDMGVRVLPFSREIFIDASDFEEVPPAGFKRLIPGGEVRLRGSYVIRADEAIKDAEGNIVELRCSYDENTLGKNPEGRKVKGVIHWVPAAESVECEVRLYDRLFRSANPEKAEEGGSFLDNINPESLVVLKGCRAEPSLAKATVEDRFQFEREGYFCVDSRDSTPDSLVFNRTVTLRDSWV from the coding sequence ATGAGCAAGCCAGAAACCGTCGCCGCTGCCAACTTCCTCCGCCCCATCGTTCAGGCTGACCTGGATGCTGGTAAACACGCGAAGATCATCACGCGTTTCCCGCCGGAGCCTAACGGCTACCTGCACATCGGCCATGCCAAGTCGATCTGCTTGAACTTCGGCCTGGCCAAGGAGTTTGGTGGCCAATGCAACTTGCGCTTTGATGACACCAACCCAGCTAAAGAAGATCAGGAATACATTGACGCCATCAAAGAAGACGTCAAATGGCTGGGTTTCGAGTGGGCAGGTGAGGAGCATTATGCATCTGATTACTTTGAGCAGCTTCACGAGTGGGCTATTGAGCTGATCAAGGCTGGCAAGGCGTATGTGTGCGACCTCTCCCCGGAAGAAGCCCGCGAATATCGCGGCAGCCTCACTGAGCCAGGCAAGAACAGTCCGTTCCGCGACCGTAGCGTCGAAGAGAATCTGGATTTATTCGCCCGTATGAAAGCCGGTGAGTTTGCAGACGGCGCCCGCGCGCTGCGTGCCAAAATCGATATGGCCTCGCCGAACATGAACCTGCGCGACCCGATCCTTTACCGTATTCGCCACGCCCATCACCACCAGACCGGTGACAAATGGTGCATTTACCCAAGCTACGACTTCACTCACGGCCAATCCGATGCTATTGAAGGCATCACCCATTCGATCTGCACCCTTGAGTTTGAAGATCACCGCCCACTGTACGAGTGGTTCTTAGAGCACTTGCCAGTTCCGGCACAGCCTCGCCAGTACGAATTTGCTCGCTTGAACCTGAACTACACCATCACCAGTAAGCGCAAGCTTAAGCAGTTGGTGGACGAGCAGCACGTCAATGGCTGGGATGACCCACGCATGTCGACGCTCTCAGGGTTCCGCCGTCGCGGCTACACACCGGCGTCAATTCGCAACTTCTGCGACATGATTGGCGTCAACCGCGCAGGCGGCGTGGTGGATATCGGCATGCTCGAATTCGCCATTCGCGAAGATTTGGACGCCAATGCCAGCCGTGCCATGTGCGTGCTGAAGCCCCTGAAGGTGGTAATCACCAACTATCCTGAAGGTCAGGTCGAACAACTTGAGCTGCCTCGCCATCCGAAGCAAGACATGGGCGTGCGTGTTCTGCCGTTCAGCCGCGAGATCTTCATCGACGCCAGCGACTTTGAAGAAGTCCCTCCAGCAGGCTTTAAACGCCTGATTCCTGGTGGTGAAGTGCGCCTGCGCGGCAGCTACGTGATTCGTGCCGACGAGGCCATCAAGGATGCTGAAGGGAATATCGTTGAGCTGCGCTGCTCGTATGATGAAAACACCCTGGGCAAGAACCCTGAAGGTCGCAAGGTCAAAGGTGTGATTCACTGGGTTCCGGCAGCCGAAAGCGTTGAGTGTGAAGTTCGCCTGTACGACCGCTTGTTCCGCTCCGCAAACCCGGAGAAGGCTGAAGAGGGCGGTAGTTTCCTCGACAATATCAACCCGGAATCACTGGTAGTGCTCAAAGGTTGTCGCGCGGAGCCGTCACTGGCTAAAGCGACAGTCGAAGACCGTTTCCAGTTTGAGCGGGAAGGCTATTTCTGTGTCGACAGCCGTGACAGCACACCAGACAGCCTAGTCTTCAACCGTACCGTTACATTGCGCGACTCCTGGGTTTAA
- the folD gene encoding bifunctional methylenetetrahydrofolate dehydrogenase/methenyltetrahydrofolate cyclohydrolase FolD, whose protein sequence is MTAQLIDGKAIAANLRQQIAQRVAERRQQGLRAPGLAVILVGSDPASQVYVSHKRKDCEEVGFLSQAYDLPASTTQEELLSLIDRLNEDPLIDGILVQLPLPDHLDSAPLLERIRPDKDVDGFHPYNIGRLAQRMPLLRPCTPKGIMTLLESTGEDLYGMHAVVVGASNIVGRPMALELLLAGCTVTVTHRFTKDLAGHVGQADIVVVAAGKPGLVKGEWVKPGAIVIDVGINRQDDGKLVGDVVYETALPRAGWITPVPGGVGPMTRAGLLENTLHAAEHLHK, encoded by the coding sequence ATGACCGCCCAACTGATCGATGGCAAAGCAATTGCCGCCAACCTGCGTCAGCAGATTGCCCAACGTGTTGCCGAGCGACGCCAGCAAGGCCTGCGTGCACCCGGGTTAGCAGTAATTCTTGTTGGTAGCGACCCTGCGTCCCAGGTTTACGTCTCGCATAAGCGTAAAGACTGCGAGGAAGTTGGCTTCCTGTCCCAGGCCTATGACTTGCCAGCGAGCACTACTCAGGAAGAGTTGCTGTCTCTGATTGATCGCCTCAACGAAGATCCGCTAATCGACGGCATTTTGGTTCAGCTGCCATTGCCCGATCATCTGGATTCAGCACCTCTGCTTGAGCGCATCCGTCCTGACAAAGATGTAGATGGTTTCCACCCTTACAACATTGGCCGTCTGGCTCAGCGTATGCCGTTGCTTCGCCCTTGCACTCCCAAAGGGATCATGACCTTGCTGGAAAGCACTGGGGAAGATCTGTATGGCATGCATGCTGTGGTGGTCGGAGCCTCCAATATTGTGGGCCGCCCGATGGCTCTTGAGCTGTTGTTGGCCGGGTGTACGGTCACCGTCACACACCGTTTTACTAAGGATCTGGCCGGCCATGTCGGTCAGGCAGACATCGTTGTAGTTGCAGCAGGTAAACCAGGTCTGGTCAAAGGCGAATGGGTCAAACCGGGTGCAATCGTGATTGACGTGGGTATTAACCGCCAGGATGACGGCAAGCTGGTTGGAGACGTGGTCTATGAAACTGCCCTGCCTCGCGCCGGTTGGATTACGCCCGTCCCAGGTGGCGTCGGCCCTATGACCCGCGCAGGCCTGCTGGAAAACACCCTGCACGCTGCAGAGCATTTGCATAAGTAA
- a CDS encoding IS3 family transposase (programmed frameshift) translates to MKKTTTYSPEVRERAVRMVLEHLNDYPSEWAAIEAIAPKIGCAAQTLHGWIRRHQTDAGQRPGPTTEERERIKALERENRELRKANEILRLASAYFCPGGARPPHQVLRAFVDQYRDRLGVESICRVLQIAPSGYRRHAAQLRNPALRCCRAQRDEALSLEIQRVWDTNMQCYGAVKVWKQLLREGLKVARCTVERLMRRAGLQGIRRGQVVRTTVAGDKSLCPLDCVQRQFHAERPNQLWVSDFTYVSTWQGWLYVAFVIDVFARRIVGWRVSTSMKTDFVLDALEQALYARQPHRMGGLIHHSDRGSQYVSIRYTERLAEAGIEPSVGSKGDSYDNALAETINGLYKAELIYRQSWKSREAVEMATLKWVHWYNHQRLLSSIGYIPPAEAEANFHQQQASQAMAA, encoded by the exons ATGAAAAAGACTACGACCTACTCCCCTGAAGTCCGTGAACGTGCCGTGCGCATGGTTCTGGAACACCTGAACGACTACCCCTCCGAGTGGGCCGCCATTGAAGCCATCGCGCCGAAGATTGGCTGTGCAGCGCAAACGTTGCATGGCTGGATTCGCCGCCATCAGACCGACGCAGGCCAGCGTCCAGGCCCGACCACCGAAGAGCGCGAACGCATCAAGGCGTTGGAGCGGGAGAACCGGGAATTGCGCAAGGCCAATGAAATTCTGCGTCTGGCCAGTGCGTATT TTTGCCCAGGCGGAGCTCGACCGCCGCACCAAGTCCTGAGGGCTTTTGTCGATCAGTACCGTGACCGTCTCGGGGTCGAGTCGATCTGCCGTGTCTTGCAGATCGCCCCGTCCGGTTACCGCAGACATGCGGCCCAACTGCGCAATCCGGCACTGCGTTGTTGCCGTGCTCAGCGCGATGAGGCGTTGAGCTTGGAGATCCAGCGCGTGTGGGATACCAACATGCAGTGCTATGGCGCGGTGAAGGTTTGGAAGCAGTTACTGCGAGAGGGCCTCAAGGTCGCCAGATGTACGGTGGAGCGGCTAATGCGGCGAGCTGGGTTGCAGGGAATTAGGCGTGGCCAGGTTGTACGGACGACGGTGGCCGGCGACAAGTCGCTGTGTCCGCTGGATTGTGTCCAACGCCAGTTCCATGCTGAGCGCCCGAACCAGCTGTGGGTGTCGGATTTCACCTATGTCTCGACCTGGCAAGGCTGGCTGTACGTGGCGTTCGTGATTGACGTCTTTGCACGGCGCATCGTCGGCTGGCGAGTCAGTACCAGCATGAAGACCGACTTCGTGCTGGATGCCCTGGAGCAAGCGCTGTACGCCCGACAGCCACATCGTATGGGTGGCCTGATTCACCATAGCGACCGTGGCAGTCAGTACGTCTCGATCCGCTATACCGAGCGGCTGGCAGAGGCCGGCATTGAGCCTTCGGTTGGCAGCAAGGGCGACAGCTACGACAACGCCTTGGCCGAGACTATCAACGGGCTGTACAAGGCTGAACTGATTTACCGGCAGTCATGGAAGAGTCGTGAAGCTGTTGAGATGGCGACCTTGAAATGGGTGCACTGGTACAACCACCAGCGGCTGTTGAGCTCAATCGGGTATATCCCGCCTGCGGAGGCTGAGGCAAACTTCCACCAGCAACAAGCAAGTCAGGCCATGGCGGCCTGA
- a CDS encoding universal stress protein: MQAIRSILVVVDPSQNEDLALKRAKLIASVTQSHLHILICDKKTDHSALLCDLTEELNNEGFSVTSQQAWNESLHQTIVTVQQSEGCGLVVKQHSHDSLLKKAILTPDDWKVLRYCPAPVLLVKTDTSWTDGVILAAVDVGNSDAEHRTLHSTIVSHGYEIATLAQSALHVVSAHPSPMLSAADPTFQLTETIQARYRANCAEFQKQYDVTDDRLHIVEGPADVLIPQTAKRLNASVVVVGTVARTGLSGVLIGNTAEVILDTLETDILVLKPDDIIEHLEQLVAQR; the protein is encoded by the coding sequence ATGCAAGCAATTCGTAGCATTCTTGTAGTCGTAGATCCCTCACAAAACGAAGATCTTGCCCTCAAGCGCGCCAAGCTAATTGCTAGCGTCACACAGTCTCACCTGCATATTCTTATCTGCGACAAGAAAACAGATCACAGCGCTTTGCTCTGCGATCTGACTGAAGAACTCAATAACGAAGGCTTCAGTGTGACATCGCAGCAAGCTTGGAACGAATCACTGCATCAAACAATTGTCACCGTGCAACAGTCTGAAGGTTGTGGTCTAGTGGTTAAACAGCACAGCCACGATAGCCTGCTCAAAAAAGCAATCTTGACCCCAGATGACTGGAAGGTCCTGCGCTATTGCCCTGCCCCTGTGTTACTTGTAAAAACAGATACATCTTGGACTGATGGCGTCATCCTCGCGGCAGTGGATGTTGGAAATTCTGACGCCGAACATCGAACTCTACATAGCACTATCGTCAGCCATGGCTACGAGATCGCAACCCTGGCGCAATCGGCACTGCATGTCGTTAGCGCTCACCCGAGCCCAATGCTCTCAGCCGCCGATCCTACCTTCCAACTGACTGAAACCATTCAGGCCCGCTACCGTGCTAACTGCGCAGAATTTCAGAAACAATATGATGTGACTGATGACCGCCTGCATATTGTTGAAGGCCCTGCAGACGTCTTAATTCCACAAACTGCCAAGCGCTTGAACGCAAGCGTAGTCGTTGTTGGCACGGTCGCTCGCACTGGCTTGTCCGGCGTGCTTATTGGTAACACGGCTGAGGTGATTCTCGACACACTCGAAACAGACATCTTAGTTCTGAAGCCTGACGATATTATTGAGCACTTGGAACAGCTCGTAGCTCAGCGCTGA
- a CDS encoding UDP-2,3-diacylglucosamine diphosphatase — protein sequence MILLISDLHLEQERPDITRAFLHFLDTRASQATALYILGDFFEVWIGDDAITPFQRTIASALRRLSDQGTKVFLMHGNRDFLIGKAFCREAGCTLLKDPARVQFNGETVLLMHGDSLCTQDLAYMKMRFWLRNPLSLFILRNLPLSTRQKLARKLRNESKAQTRMKASDIVDVTPEEVVRTMTEQGVRTLIHGHTHRPATHQLEISGHPAQRIVLGDWDKQGWALQVDENGFNQTAFDLSVE from the coding sequence GTGATATTGCTGATCTCTGATCTGCACCTTGAACAGGAGCGCCCGGACATTACCCGGGCGTTTCTTCATTTCTTGGATACGCGGGCTAGCCAGGCCACGGCGCTCTATATTCTCGGAGACTTCTTCGAGGTCTGGATTGGCGATGATGCGATCACGCCCTTCCAACGCACTATTGCCAGCGCATTGCGACGTCTAAGTGATCAGGGTACGAAGGTATTTCTGATGCATGGCAATCGCGACTTTTTGATCGGTAAGGCTTTTTGCCGTGAAGCCGGCTGCACCCTGCTAAAAGATCCGGCTCGTGTCCAGTTCAACGGCGAAACGGTTTTGCTCATGCACGGAGACAGCCTGTGCACGCAGGATCTCGCCTACATGAAGATGCGTTTCTGGCTGCGCAATCCCCTGTCGCTGTTCATTCTGCGTAACCTGCCATTGTCTACCCGGCAGAAACTGGCGCGTAAGCTGCGTAATGAAAGCAAAGCGCAAACCCGAATGAAAGCCAGCGACATTGTGGATGTAACGCCCGAGGAAGTGGTCCGCACCATGACTGAGCAAGGCGTTCGCACCCTGATTCATGGGCACACCCACCGCCCGGCAACACATCAACTTGAAATCAGCGGTCACCCGGCACAACGCATTGTGTTGGGAGATTGGGACAAGCAAGGCTGGGCGCTGCAAGTAGATGAAAACGGCTTCAATCAAACCGCGTTTGATTTGAGCGTCGAATAA
- a CDS encoding spore coat U domain-containing protein: MKEFALKAIGLGAILLGSPVHASANNLAGEVEVKMVIGAGCSITNGNVNAGVNQWGTLDFGSHSELSNIIDAQTLGSSGNIQIKCSTGLSPSLSINSGLHSTGGQRYMKHATTPETIAYNVYSDATRNQLIQPDTPVNISAVATGNAVDIPLYGRVSPANQGSTSPAAGTYSDTLLVTISW; encoded by the coding sequence ATGAAAGAATTTGCATTGAAGGCCATAGGCTTAGGCGCGATTTTGTTGGGCTCCCCAGTACATGCGTCTGCAAATAACCTTGCCGGTGAGGTTGAGGTAAAGATGGTTATTGGTGCTGGCTGCAGCATCACTAATGGCAATGTAAATGCTGGCGTCAATCAATGGGGCACGCTTGATTTCGGCTCCCACTCTGAGCTGTCAAATATCATTGACGCTCAAACGTTAGGTAGTAGTGGAAATATTCAAATAAAGTGTAGCACTGGCCTAAGTCCAAGCTTGTCGATCAACTCCGGACTTCATAGCACTGGCGGTCAGCGCTACATGAAGCATGCAACAACTCCTGAGACAATTGCATACAATGTGTACTCCGATGCGACACGCAATCAATTAATCCAACCTGACACTCCCGTCAATATTTCTGCTGTCGCTACAGGCAATGCGGTTGATATACCACTATACGGCCGAGTGTCGCCCGCCAACCAGGGCTCAACCTCTCCCGCCGCTGGAACTTACAGCGACACGTTATTAGTTACGATTTCCTGGTAA